The DNA region CGGGGGAGAAGGTGCCGCCGTCGGGGTCACCCATGAGCCCAGCCGCCGCCACCCGGGCGATCGCCGGCTGGTGGACGGAGCCCTCGGTGTCGTCGAAGCGAGCTCGGGCGACGGGGAGGTCGTGACCGGCGGCTGCCAACACCCGGTCGAGGAAGGAAGCCATCTGCTCGCGGGTCACCTGCGCCTCGCCTCCGTAGGTGCCACCCTCGGCTGTCACCACGCCCCACCACGACAGGCATCGCACGGCCTGCTCCTGCGCGGAGCCCGGTGCGAGGTCGTCGTAGCCGTGGTCGGGGAGGCGCTCGGACGGGCACGCCCCGTCGATGCCGCGTGGGTGGACCTCGTCCTCGGCCGCCACCAGCTGCATCAGCGCGGTGGGGGCCAACAGGAGCACGCTCACGAGGGCGAAGAGCCGGGTGGTGTTGCCGAGCTCGGTCGTGCGCGTCGCCCGGGCCGACCACGTGTTGTCGGCGAAGGCGGAGACGCCCAAGGCCACGAAGGCCGCCGCGGGGAGGCCGACGAGCCACCAGCCCGGCTCCATGGAGGAGTCGACCAGCCACAGGACGGAGAACCCCAGGCAGAGGGTGGTGACGAACAGGCACGCCGCCAGGACCAGGGCACCGCTGATGGTGGAGACCCGGGGCATCCCGAAGTGGTCGGCGGTCGTCGATGCCATGGTTGGCACGTACCCGGAGGGCCGCTCGGCAAGGCGAGATCCCACCGACCGTCACCGAACTGGAACAGCGCCGGCGAGGCCGTTAC from Acidimicrobiales bacterium includes:
- a CDS encoding S-layer homology domain-containing protein; the encoded protein is MASTTADHFGMPRVSTISGALVLAACLFVTTLCLGFSVLWLVDSSMEPGWWLVGLPAAAFVALGVSAFADNTWSARATRTTELGNTTRLFALVSVLLLAPTALMQLVAAEDEVHPRGIDGACPSERLPDHGYDDLAPGSAQEQAVRCLSWWGVVTAEGGTYGGEAQVTREQMASFLDRVLAAAGHDLPVARARFDDTEGSVHQPAIARVAAAGLMGDPDGGTFSPVATVSRAEVSSLVARAHTALTGEELPAPVGRPFLDLRDHPHADNVEAVALAGIAAGSGATFRPDVPVDRAQLAVILARTLDLWVEQGAAELPDQASRSAMRRTPSARSSSPKANDSRA